One Candidatus Nitrososphaera evergladensis SR1 genomic window carries:
- a CDS encoding metal ABC transporter ATP-binding protein, which translates to MHDAVVELEGVSFSYGGTLVLDNITFAVEKGDLLGMIGPNGAGKTTLFSCMLGLLGGYRGTIRIFGEDIKGNSRVFQRIGYIPQRKNIDSNFPATLEEIVSLGIGKSKKGKSDEERIASALGTVGLLALKDRRIGELSGGQQQRVLIAKAIVNEPELLILDEPATGIDLETQNRFYALLKKLNQEQKITIIWSSHDLDAVNKLASRVACVNRSMFFHGETHEFFENPDLLKAYSESSMQAHMHMHDQLHQHDH; encoded by the coding sequence ATGCACGACGCAGTAGTGGAGCTTGAGGGCGTCTCGTTCTCGTACGGAGGCACCCTGGTGCTGGACAACATCACGTTTGCGGTGGAAAAGGGCGACCTGCTTGGCATGATAGGCCCAAACGGCGCCGGCAAGACGACGCTTTTTTCCTGCATGCTGGGCCTGCTTGGAGGCTATAGGGGAACCATCAGGATATTTGGCGAGGACATCAAGGGCAACAGCAGGGTGTTTCAGAGGATAGGCTACATACCGCAGAGAAAGAACATCGACTCTAACTTTCCAGCCACGCTGGAAGAGATAGTGTCGCTTGGCATCGGCAAGTCGAAAAAGGGCAAAAGCGACGAGGAGCGCATCGCGTCGGCGCTTGGCACGGTAGGGTTGCTTGCCCTCAAGGACAGGCGCATTGGCGAGCTTTCCGGCGGCCAGCAGCAGCGCGTGCTCATTGCAAAGGCAATCGTTAACGAGCCAGAGCTTTTGATACTGGACGAGCCGGCGACAGGCATCGACCTTGAAACGCAGAACCGCTTTTACGCGCTGCTGAAAAAGCTGAACCAGGAGCAAAAGATAACGATAATCTGGTCGTCGCACGACCTTGACGCCGTGAACAAGCTTGCGTCGCGCGTCGCGTGCGTCAACAGGAGCATGTTCTTCCACGGCGAGACGCACGAGTTCTTTGAAAACCCTGACCTGCTCAAGGCGTATTCCGAGTCAAGCATGCAGGCGCACATGCACATGCACGACCAACTCCACCAGCATGATCACTAG